The sequence below is a genomic window from Aureispira sp. CCB-E.
AATCAACGCTCCTGAGCAAAGTGCATTCCCTCCTTCTATAATCAACGCAACTGAATTGATTTGATCTTGCCACCCTGAACCCAGCGGACAATTCACATCTATATGACAATCTCCAGCATCGTTCAAACCTTTCGTTAATTTACTACTAGGATAAGCTCCTAATTGACGATATCCATGAACAACCATACTAATATTTAAAGCCCCTAGACCTTGTACCACCTTAGGTTCATAGTACTCAATCACAACATTATCACCCTGTATAAGTGTCGTTCCTAACATTCTATCAGCACTATTATTGGCATGAGTATAGGCTCCCTGTACTTCTTTTGTTTTGGGATTGTACAAATAAACAGTAGCTCCCTTAGGCAAATGATAGTCATCAAAAACAAAATTCATTGTTAAGGCATTTTTTGATTCGATCTCAATTTGCCAAATTCGATCTCCATTTGCCAATGTCGTCCAAGTACCACTATTATTCAAGCCATAATTGACGGTATATTCATAGCCAAATTGCCACGGTTTTGTTTTCGAGGCGGCATTTAATGCATCTATTTTTTTTTGTTTTTCTAAATTAAATTTTGGCATTAAGTAATAATCAATTCTAGATTGATTTTTTTTTAAACTCCAACTGCGAGGTGCTCCTTCATTTGTCATTTGTGCGGTTGTCTGGTGGACAAATAGACAACTGAATAAGATAGAAATGAAAATTCTCTTCATAATTAAGTTTTATTTGTAATAAATTTCGAAAATGAGGTGGGGGTGAAATAAAAGTAAGATTTCCTCAACAAAGGATACGTTTTTCATTTGCCGAAATCAGAACAGAAAACGGATAAAAAAAGAATAATTACCTCATAATAAAACGCAAAAACAAAACCATAAATCAATAATAATCAAAGTATTAAAAAAAAATTCATGCTATTTTAAAACTACATTTAAACGATCTTACCTTTAGACAATTACCCTTTATCAGATAACTATTATCTAGGCAACTCATTTTTCTCTCAAACGTATTTAGAAGTTTTTTTCGGTAGGCAAGTACTTCTTTTGTTGCATAGCAGTTTTATCATTTCAACTAGTCTAAATAAAAACGGCTACTAGAAAATCACATTTCTAATAGCCGTTTTTTATCTGACTTAATAGTATTTTTGTTGCTTCTAATTACTCAAATTCTACTAAAATTTGATTTTTTTCCACAGGTGTTCCTTTTCCAATTTCAATGCTTTTGACCACAGCATTGCCATCTGCTTTTATAATATTCTCCATTTTCATAGCCTCCAATATAAGGACAGAATCTCCTTTAGCCACCGTATCTCCTACCTGTACCAAAACATCCAAAACCAACCCAGGCATTGGAGCTTTGATGTGGTTTACTTTTTGAGCTGTCATATTGGAGAACCCTAATTTTTCTACCAAGAGATCAAATTTATCTTTCAGTGTTACATTATAAACATTTCTATTAATTTTAATCCGAAATGTTTTTGTTTCATAATCCGCCTCCAAGACCGTCGCATCAAAAGACTGGTTGTCTTGTAAGATATGAAATCTCCCATCTTTTATTTCCAATAAATCCCAGTTTAAACTATTGGGATCTATCATTGATTTATAATTCTCATTAACATTAGATTCGTACATAAAACGTTATGTTTTTGCTAATTTAGTTACAAAATAGACTTCGTATACTGTATAAACTAAGTAGACAAATAAAAAAGGTAAGGCAAAATAAGCTGTTTTAGGTGCTGTTACCAACATATAAACAATTAACAAAGTGGCACAAAAAAGCATTTTAAAAAAGATAGACAGCAAGAATATTTGCCCAAATAGATTTTTGTTTTCGCTTTTTGCAGTTTTGGAAGAAGCATAAAACAAACCTATAGAGAATAAAATAAAGAAGCCCCAACTTATCCATGATAAAGATAGATGAGAGCTTATTAAGTTAGATGAGTCTAGCAGCACCAATAATAAAGCGACAACAATAGATATGATTGTAAGCTGTATATAAAATTTTTTGGGAGCCATTCTCCTTTTGTATTAAAAATCGTTTTGTTTCTACCAATTTAGAAACTACGATTCATTATCTGAAATTGCTTGTTTGATAAAATAATATAGAGATAGTCCAACCCCTAAAAGAGAACCTATTAGCACAAAAAGCACTTTGGTTTCCAACCAAGCATCTAGTTTTAATCCTACAAAAATAAACAAACCAATGGTTACTCCCATTTGAGTAGCCATACTGGTATACTTTAGGAAATTAACTTGCTTTTTGGACGTTTTGCTTTTTGTTAGATGAGGATCCTTCTTGTCCATTTTTAGTTTGTGTTGAAGAAGTTTTTTTCATAATAGAAGCACCGTCAAACACAGCTCCGTCCTCAATAATTAACTTATTGGTTCTTAAATCACCGAATACCGTTCCAGCACTTTGAATGTGCAAACAACCTCTGGCGGTAATATTACCTTCTATTCTACCTTCAATTAAAATGCTTTCGCAGACAATATTGCCAACAATTAAAGCATTTTTTCCAACAACAACTTTAGCTTCACTTTCCAAATTGCCTTCTAGTTTGCCATCAATTCTTATATCTGTTTTTGATTTAAGATTTCCTGTAATGACCGTACCAAATACCAAGCTATTGTGGGCAGATGAAGAAGCTCCTTTTCCTTTAGGTAAATTATTTTCTTTTTTTGCTCCAAACATGAAATTATAATTATACTAAAATTTTTATCAATGTAACCTTTCAAAAACAACCATTTCATTTGCGAGTTGGTCTCAACGACACGCTATACGCAAATTCCAAGCTTGCCTTTAAAAATTTGTATACAATAAGGCACACTAAGTTATAGTTACCCTGTCTTTTTGAACAAAGACAGGATTTTGGGGCAAAGATAAGAAATATTAAGAGGCTTTTACTGAAGTTTGCTCCTAATAAAATGTTAAGTTTTATTTAGACTTACCCATCTTCTTAGGGGCCAAGGTACAATGCATTCTTCTATCTTCCATTTTAGGTGGATAATCAGGGAAGCCAATACCTTCTAGTTCCTTCAAAAATCTTTTCAAAAGATCTCTTCCTCTATCTTTAAACACAATAGTACGTCCTTTAAATTGAACATAAGCTTTCACCTTAGCACCTTGCTCTAAGAATTTTTTAGCATGCTTCAATTTAAATTCAAAATCGTGGTCATCTGTGTTCGGACCAAAGCGAATTTCTTTAACGACTACTTTTACCTGTTTAGATTTAAGCTCTTTTTCTTTTTTCTTCTTTTCATACAAGAATTTCTTGTATTCAATAATCTTACAAACAGGAGGAGAAGCTTTTGGAGAGATTTCGACCAAATCCATTTCCAATTTAGTAGCGTATTCCAGTGCTTTTGAAGTTGGATAGACACCTGGTTCTAAGTCTTTTCCTGCTACTTTGCTGATTTCTTTAAAATTATTTCCAACCAAGCGCACTTCAGGTACTTTGATAAATCCATTAATGCGATGACTCGGTTGATTCCCCTTGTTATAGGTGTTTCTTCTATTAAATTTTTTAGCCAATACGATTCGTTTTATTATAAAAATAGGGAAATAGTCCCTTGTGTTTCTTTTACTAGAATAAAGTTAAAAAACTTTAACTTTTTACAACAACATATTCAATTAAATATTGTCCTTTTATCAAAAAAAGTCGTTAAATCAGTCGTTCTTGGGCATTTTTTGATTCTAAACGCCCCAATACTTCATATAAAGAGCCGAATTGTGGGTACTCACAATTCGGCTCTTAACTATAATTTATTATGAATACGGCTTTACTATTTTAGTAACAGTAAAACGCTTATTTAGGTTCAAACCCAAGGACAATATTAAAGGCTCCATAGTCAGTTACTTTAGTACTTCCGTTCAAATGTGGCTTATCAAAACCTATTCCGTAGTCAAATCCAAGTGTTCCAAACATTGGCAAGAACACACGTACCCCAGCTCCTACTGAACGTTTTAATTGGAATGGGTTATAATCTTCAAATTTTGACCAAGCGTTTCCTGCTTCTGCAAATGCTAACACCCAAATAGTAGCACTTGGATTTGGAGAAATCAAGTAACGCAATTCCATTGTAATTTTATTATAAATAGCTGCCCCTTGTGCATTAGCAGCAGAAACATCCGTTACAGGATCACGATATCCTCTCAAAGAAATGATATCTTTTCCTTGCAATCCTTGGAAATTAGAAATTCCATCTCCTCCTAACTCATAACGCTCAAATGGTGACAAACCAACGTTTGGATTGTAGAAGCCTAAGAATCCCATTTTAACACCAACTTTTACTACAAAGTTTTTCACGATCTTTCCGTACCACTCTGCCAAGAAATCCCATTTGTGGTATTCCAACAATTCAAATTTCTTTGCAGGATCCATCAACGCATAATCCGAAGCCGATTTATTATCAAACAAAGAGTATGGAATTGTCAATTTCAAGGTCAATGAAATATTAGAGCCTTTCTGAGGGAAAATTGGATTGTCGATAGAGTTTCTTGAAATAGTTTGGCTCAAACTCAAGTTGTGGAATGATCCTGTTGGAATTTCAAAATCATAACGACGCAACAAATCCATGTTCTGATAATTCAAACTAATTTGATACACAAAGAAATCATCAGGAAAACGCAAACGAGTTCCTAAACCAATAGAAGCTCCCGTAATTTGCAAGCGTTGGAATGCAGAACTTTCTTGACTAAATCCATTGTTAAAATTCGTATGATAAGCAGAAATTGTAAAGGCATTTGGTTTCTTGCCTCCCAACCATGGTTCTGTGAAAGAGAAGTTGTACGACTGATAAAAACGACCGTTTGTCTGAACACGCAAAGACAATCGTTGACCATCACCTTGTGGCAAAGGATTCCAAGCTTCTGGTTTTAATAAATTTCTCAAAGAAAAATTATTGAACGTAACCCCAAGTGTACCAATAACTCCACGACCAACACCACCCCATCCAGCAGACAATTCTAACTGATCCGATGGACGTTCCTCGACGATATATTCAATATCTACCGTTCCTCGTTGAGGATTGACAGGCGTATTGATTTGAATATTCTCTGGATTAAAATAGTTCAAAGCTGTTAGCTCTCGTTGAGAACGAATAATATCAGAACGGCTAAATTTATTGCCTGGCAACGTTCTCAACTCGCGACGGATAACGTGCTCGTGCGTACGATCATTTCCTTTTATAATCACATTGGCAATAATAGCAATTGGTCCCTCTGAAATACGAATTTCTAAATCTACGGAATCTTCTCGAACACCTTTTTCGATAGGCGTTGCATCAAAAAACAGGTATCCATTGTCCATATAAAGCGTACTAATATCTCGACCGTTACGATCAAACTTCAAACGAGTTTGAATCAGCTCTTCATTGTACACATCTCCTTTTTTGATACCTAAAATATTATCTAAGATACGATCAGAGTAGGTTGTATTTCCTCTAAATACAATATCACCAAAAACATAAGTTGCTCCTTCGTCAATATGAATATCAATATTCATGACTTTGCGCTTCCCTTTTTGAACTAGATAAACAGAATCTTTTGTGATAACAGCATCTCTATGTCCTAGGTTATTATAAGCAGCAATAATATTTTTTTTGTCTTGTTCGTATTCTTTTTGAATAAACTTAGAAGGTTTGAAGATAGCCCAAATATTATTGCGTTTGGTTTCTTTCATAGAGCGATAAAGCTTTCCCTTTTTCATCTTTTCAACACCATGAAAATTGATATTGGCAATACGAACACGCTTTCCTTTCTTGATATTGAAAACCCAACGAACCGAATTTTTAAGAATTTTATCTTCTTCTTCAATCACTTCTATTTCTACGTCTAAAAATCCTTTTTCGATATAGATTTCTTTTAAGGCTTGTACAGCGTGCAGTTTCATAGCAGGAGTTGCCGCACGACCTTTTTGAAGATAACGCTTTGTAGCTGCATTAGCATCATCATGCTGACCTTTCGGAATACCTTTGTATCCATGACGAGCAAAACGTGGATATTCTTTTACTTTGATTTCTAAGAATACAATATCTCCAATTTTCTTTTGAATGTTAATATTAACATCTACAAACAGTCCTTGTTTCCATAGTTTTCGGATCGCTTTAGAAATCTGATCACTAGGAATACGAATTGTTTTGCCTACTGTTAATCCAGATAAAGCAATGATTCCATTGGCATCTGTATAATTTGCTCCTACAACCTCTATCCCACCAATCTCATAAGTTTGTGGTTCGCTATAATCAATCAATGGTGCAGGTTCTAACGAATCTAATTTTTCTTCTGTCGCTTGTGCCCAAGTACTTTGGTTCGATAACAACAACACAGCGCATACTACACTAAATAACCTCTGAATCATAATATTTTTTATAATAATAACAATTTTAAACCAGCATTGTGGCTCTCAATGTCACACCCAATCATAAACAATCATTATTTTTTGGATTGTTTAGTTATATTTAGATGCCATTAAAAAGTCCATTTTATTGTGGCTACATTTATCAAACTAATTTTGTCGTGCAACAATATGGTACAAAGACCATACAATTACTATTCTTAAACGTCTGATTACTGTAATATCTTATCTATAAATTTTACTCAAACCTATAAACGATAATTTTTGCACAAAAGTAAGGTAATCTAATAGCAATAAGAAAATATATCTATTAAAATCGCAAAAAAGAGGTCAGTTATTTTTGATTTTAATCCAGTTAAGAATAGACATTATCACGAATAGAGTTGTATAGGTGAGAAAGCAAGATGTTTTTGTAGGCATACCATTTCATTCGTGATCATGTCTAATATTGTTTAAAATTATTTTGGTTCGACTCCCAACACTATATTAAAGGTTCCATACTTTGTAAAATCTTTCACGCCACTCAAATTAGGTTTGTCAAAACCAATTCCATA
It includes:
- a CDS encoding acetyl-CoA carboxylase biotin carboxyl carrier protein subunit, which encodes MYESNVNENYKSMIDPNSLNWDLLEIKDGRFHILQDNQSFDATVLEADYETKTFRIKINRNVYNVTLKDKFDLLVEKLGFSNMTAQKVNHIKAPMPGLVLDVLVQVGDTVAKGDSVLILEAMKMENIIKADGNAVVKSIEIGKGTPVEKNQILVEFE
- a CDS encoding AtpZ/AtpI family protein encodes the protein MATQMGVTIGLFIFVGLKLDAWLETKVLFVLIGSLLGVGLSLYYFIKQAISDNES
- a CDS encoding polymer-forming cytoskeletal protein; its protein translation is MFGAKKENNLPKGKGASSSAHNSLVFGTVITGNLKSKTDIRIDGKLEGNLESEAKVVVGKNALIVGNIVCESILIEGRIEGNITARGCLHIQSAGTVFGDLRTNKLIIEDGAVFDGASIMKKTSSTQTKNGQEGSSSNKKQNVQKAS
- the infC gene encoding translation initiation factor IF-3 gives rise to the protein MAKKFNRRNTYNKGNQPSHRINGFIKVPEVRLVGNNFKEISKVAGKDLEPGVYPTSKALEYATKLEMDLVEISPKASPPVCKIIEYKKFLYEKKKKEKELKSKQVKVVVKEIRFGPNTDDHDFEFKLKHAKKFLEQGAKVKAYVQFKGRTIVFKDRGRDLLKRFLKELEGIGFPDYPPKMEDRRMHCTLAPKKMGKSK
- the bamA gene encoding outer membrane protein assembly factor BamA, with the protein product MIQRLFSVVCAVLLLSNQSTWAQATEEKLDSLEPAPLIDYSEPQTYEIGGIEVVGANYTDANGIIALSGLTVGKTIRIPSDQISKAIRKLWKQGLFVDVNINIQKKIGDIVFLEIKVKEYPRFARHGYKGIPKGQHDDANAATKRYLQKGRAATPAMKLHAVQALKEIYIEKGFLDVEIEVIEEEDKILKNSVRWVFNIKKGKRVRIANINFHGVEKMKKGKLYRSMKETKRNNIWAIFKPSKFIQKEYEQDKKNIIAAYNNLGHRDAVITKDSVYLVQKGKRKVMNIDIHIDEGATYVFGDIVFRGNTTYSDRILDNILGIKKGDVYNEELIQTRLKFDRNGRDISTLYMDNGYLFFDATPIEKGVREDSVDLEIRISEGPIAIIANVIIKGNDRTHEHVIRRELRTLPGNKFSRSDIIRSQRELTALNYFNPENIQINTPVNPQRGTVDIEYIVEERPSDQLELSAGWGGVGRGVIGTLGVTFNNFSLRNLLKPEAWNPLPQGDGQRLSLRVQTNGRFYQSYNFSFTEPWLGGKKPNAFTISAYHTNFNNGFSQESSAFQRLQITGASIGLGTRLRFPDDFFVYQISLNYQNMDLLRRYDFEIPTGSFHNLSLSQTISRNSIDNPIFPQKGSNISLTLKLTIPYSLFDNKSASDYALMDPAKKFELLEYHKWDFLAEWYGKIVKNFVVKVGVKMGFLGFYNPNVGLSPFERYELGGDGISNFQGLQGKDIISLRGYRDPVTDVSAANAQGAAIYNKITMELRYLISPNPSATIWVLAFAEAGNAWSKFEDYNPFQLKRSVGAGVRVFLPMFGTLGFDYGIGFDKPHLNGSTKVTDYGAFNIVLGFEPK